A window of the Mesorhizobium opportunistum WSM2075 genome harbors these coding sequences:
- a CDS encoding AI-2E family transporter: protein MAISRLNGAQPSVPRLRDIDTAATAHPRTALPTVATVVTVVAALYFGREVFLPIAIALLLTFALAPVVSALKRIGIPRLAAVISSVLGTFAALAFFSFIVVTQVGELAQNVSLYQTNILAKVRSLKETGVGGGIIARLTGVIERVGQEINKQEPAQPAASQPQREPVPVEIVSHERPLEILQNLIAPLVSPLASAGLIIVVVIFMLLEREDLRDRFIRLVGYGDLHRTTEALQDAGKRLGRYLLMQLVVNILYAVPISIGLWILGIPNALLWGLLALALRFVPYIGPVIGALLPLFLALAVAPGWSLLLWTAALFVIMEVITGNVIEPWLYGSRTGLSPLAVIVAAIFWTWLWGPLGLVLSTPLTVCLVVLGRHVTQFEFLDVLFGNEPVLEPHARLYQRLLAGDPEEATDHAEEILEEQYLVEFYGKVAVPALLLGEQDRVRGVMDDHQLRQLAASAQTLVANLDDSAHEEAEEDDLAPGEASGSEKEKAIDAEAGQDVELPDGTGLTVLCAGGRGELDDAAAAMLAQILLIQGAATSKASFVDLHPAGIRRLELGGLNAVVIGFLNRNSVKHARFMVRRIKRINPAIRVGVVFWGGNGEDHGETAGKTGNDINADFIALDMVAAVTGALSRDPAVALKAVAKRRARRRPPARKKDALVPAK, encoded by the coding sequence ATGGCGATAAGTCGGCTAAACGGCGCGCAGCCCTCTGTTCCTAGATTGAGGGACATCGACACCGCGGCCACGGCTCACCCGCGCACTGCTTTGCCCACCGTAGCGACCGTCGTGACAGTGGTCGCCGCGTTGTATTTCGGCCGCGAGGTATTCCTGCCGATCGCGATCGCGCTGCTGCTGACTTTCGCGCTTGCGCCGGTGGTTTCGGCGCTCAAACGGATTGGCATTCCCCGCCTTGCCGCCGTCATCTCCAGCGTGCTTGGTACCTTCGCAGCGCTCGCCTTCTTCTCCTTCATTGTCGTTACGCAAGTCGGGGAACTGGCGCAGAATGTTTCGCTTTACCAAACAAATATCCTGGCCAAGGTCAGGTCGCTCAAGGAAACCGGCGTCGGCGGCGGCATCATCGCCAGATTGACCGGGGTGATCGAGCGCGTCGGCCAGGAGATCAACAAGCAGGAGCCGGCCCAGCCAGCAGCCAGCCAGCCTCAACGCGAGCCGGTTCCCGTTGAGATCGTGTCACATGAAAGGCCGCTCGAGATCCTGCAAAATTTGATCGCCCCGCTTGTCAGTCCGCTGGCGTCGGCGGGGCTCATCATCGTCGTCGTCATTTTCATGCTGCTTGAGCGCGAGGATCTTCGCGATCGCTTCATACGGTTGGTCGGCTACGGCGATCTTCACAGAACCACCGAAGCGCTTCAGGACGCCGGCAAACGGCTCGGCCGCTATCTGCTCATGCAACTGGTCGTGAACATCTTGTATGCCGTCCCCATCTCGATCGGGCTGTGGATCCTTGGGATCCCCAATGCGCTGTTATGGGGTTTGCTCGCATTGGCGCTGCGCTTCGTTCCCTATATCGGTCCTGTCATCGGTGCACTGCTGCCCTTGTTCCTTGCCCTGGCCGTGGCGCCCGGGTGGTCGCTCCTACTGTGGACAGCCGCGCTGTTCGTGATCATGGAAGTCATCACCGGCAATGTCATCGAACCTTGGCTCTACGGATCGCGCACAGGGCTTTCTCCCTTGGCCGTCATCGTGGCAGCGATTTTCTGGACCTGGCTCTGGGGACCTCTCGGTCTGGTCTTGTCTACTCCGCTCACGGTCTGCCTTGTCGTGCTGGGCAGGCATGTGACGCAGTTCGAGTTCCTCGACGTCCTGTTCGGTAACGAACCGGTGCTCGAGCCGCATGCCCGGCTGTATCAGCGCCTGCTGGCCGGCGATCCAGAAGAAGCCACGGACCACGCCGAGGAAATTCTCGAGGAACAATATCTGGTCGAGTTCTACGGCAAGGTCGCGGTTCCCGCCCTTCTGCTGGGCGAACAGGATCGGGTCAGGGGCGTGATGGATGATCACCAGCTGCGGCAGCTGGCTGCCAGCGCCCAGACCTTGGTAGCCAATCTTGACGACAGCGCTCACGAGGAAGCGGAGGAGGACGATCTCGCCCCGGGCGAGGCGTCCGGCTCGGAAAAGGAGAAGGCAATCGACGCGGAAGCCGGACAGGACGTAGAGCTCCCAGACGGCACAGGCCTGACCGTGCTTTGCGCCGGCGGGCGCGGCGAACTCGACGACGCGGCCGCCGCGATGCTGGCGCAGATCTTGCTGATCCAAGGCGCGGCGACGTCGAAGGCCAGTTTCGTAGATCTGCATCCGGCGGGCATTCGCCGGCTGGAGCTGGGAGGGCTCAACGCTGTCGTGATCGGGTTCCTGAACCGCAACTCCGTCAAACATGCACGTTTTATGGTGCGCCGCATAAAACGTATCAATCCAGCGATACGGGTGGGCGTGGTGTTCTGGGGAGGAAACGGCGAAGATCACGGCGAGACAGCCGGTAAAACGGGCAATGACATCAATGCCGATTTCATCGCGCTCGACATGGTCGCCGCGGTGACCGGAGCGCTATCGAGGGATCCTGCGGTGGCGCTGAAGGCCGTTGCCAAGCGGCGTGCTCGTCGCAGGCCGCCGGCACGCAAAAAAGACGCCCTAGTGCCGGCCAAATGA
- the cyoD gene encoding cytochrome o ubiquinol oxidase subunit IV: protein MTDIESGPGEMQDRRDSAPGEERITEHEVAGGLLGYVIGYGLAILLTIASFLAAQTDLIYQPAVISALVVLAVAQMGVHLVFFLHLTTGPDNTNNILALAFGVLIVALVVLGSVWIMAHLNENMAAMTAHQAGTMP from the coding sequence ATGACCGACATCGAGAGCGGGCCCGGCGAGATGCAGGATCGCCGCGATTCCGCACCGGGCGAGGAACGCATAACCGAGCACGAAGTGGCTGGAGGGCTGTTGGGCTATGTGATCGGCTACGGCCTGGCCATCCTGCTCACGATCGCGTCATTCCTGGCGGCTCAAACCGACCTGATTTACCAGCCGGCGGTGATCTCGGCCCTGGTGGTGCTCGCGGTCGCTCAAATGGGTGTGCATCTCGTCTTCTTTCTGCACCTGACCACCGGGCCGGACAACACCAACAACATTCTCGCCCTGGCCTTCGGCGTGCTGATCGTTGCGCTGGTGGTCCTGGGATCGGTTTGGATCATGGCCCACCTGAACGAGAACATGGCCGCCATGACGGCCCATCAAGCCGGAACGATGCCTTGA
- a CDS encoding GAF domain-containing protein, with protein MGDTSRGRQSELQRFELLAALGDRIREITDPAELAYAAAELLGHHFGISRAGYGTIDLENETITIDRDWNAPGIKSLAGTLNFRNYGSYIDDLKRGETVVFENAETDPRTSGHADALKAISAQSVINMPVTEHGGLVALLYLNHSAPRRWATEEIALISEVADRTRTAIERLRAENALRENAERLAFLDRLGREIALAADADAVMRITTRLLGEHLGVSICAYADMEQDQDHFTIRGDWSAPGSPSIRGYYSLADFGRLAVTNLRANRPLIINNNLAEIAPEEAKTFQDIGITATICMPLVKQGRLTALMAIHDKQPRVWSQRELSLLTEVTERSWAHIERVRSEQAARASEERLRLATDAAAIGTWDYDPVTRVLRWDDRCKALFGLPPDAEVTYESAFLAGLHPEDRARADEAVRQALAPGTSSRYDIEYRTIGLRDGKERWIAATGESIFQSGRAVRFIGTVVDVTERKRVEHQLQLMNATAAAVAAELDVERIVQTVTDAGVELSGAQFGAFFYNVIDDKGDSYMLYALSGAPRSAFENFPMPRNTAVFEPTFRGTSVVRSDDILADPRYGKNWPRKGMPEGHLPVRSYLAVPVVSRSGEVLGGLFFGHSETGVFAEQQETALLGLAGHAATAIDNSRLFKALQTLNGTLEQRVIDEVAERTRAEEHLRQAQKMEAVGQLTGGIAHDFNNMLAVIIGGLNLVQRKLRNGDTNVHQFVTGAIDGAQRAAELTKRLLAFSRQQPLAPKRLNPNRLVSGMSELLNRTLGETIQIETVLAAGLWHVEADAGQLESALLNLCVNARDAMPSGGKLTIETSNTHIDDRYGRENAIPSGQYVMIAVTDTGTGMTADVLARAFDPFFTTKGVGKGTGLGLSQVYGFVRQSGGSVKIYSEQGIGTTLKIYLPRSHGGVLDSQTEAVAGEHPGSADEIIMVVEDEDRVRLMAAEALRELGYSVLEMQGPREALAAVQNGQVPSLLFTDVVMPEMSGRELVDQVKQAHPSLKVLYTTGYTRNAIVHNGTLDFGTELLTKPYTIDELAEKIRKVLDRK; from the coding sequence ATGGGGGACACTTCACGCGGTCGTCAGTCTGAACTGCAGCGCTTCGAGCTTTTGGCAGCGCTGGGCGACCGGATTCGCGAGATTACGGATCCTGCAGAACTGGCCTACGCAGCCGCGGAACTGCTGGGGCACCATTTTGGCATCAGCCGAGCCGGATACGGCACGATCGATCTTGAGAATGAAACCATCACCATCGACAGGGATTGGAACGCACCCGGCATCAAAAGCCTGGCCGGGACGCTGAATTTCAGGAACTACGGTTCGTACATCGACGATTTGAAGCGCGGCGAAACCGTCGTCTTTGAGAACGCCGAGACAGACCCGCGAACCAGCGGCCATGCGGATGCCCTCAAAGCCATCAGCGCTCAATCCGTCATCAACATGCCCGTTACCGAGCATGGAGGGTTGGTGGCGCTGCTATACCTGAACCACTCCGCGCCCAGACGTTGGGCGACCGAGGAGATCGCCCTCATCTCGGAGGTGGCGGACCGGACGCGTACCGCGATAGAGAGGCTTCGCGCCGAGAACGCCCTGCGCGAGAACGCCGAGCGTCTCGCCTTTCTGGACCGCCTCGGCAGGGAGATTGCCCTCGCGGCCGATGCCGACGCCGTCATGCGGATCACCACTCGTCTCCTCGGTGAACACCTGGGCGTCTCGATTTGCGCCTACGCCGACATGGAGCAGGACCAGGACCATTTCACTATTCGCGGCGACTGGAGCGCACCCGGCTCGCCAAGCATCAGGGGGTATTACAGTCTTGCCGATTTCGGTCGCCTGGCAGTCACCAATCTTCGCGCCAATCGGCCGCTTATCATCAACAACAACCTTGCGGAAATTGCTCCCGAGGAGGCCAAGACCTTTCAGGATATCGGCATAACGGCAACCATCTGCATGCCTCTGGTCAAACAGGGCCGGCTGACCGCCCTGATGGCCATCCATGACAAGCAGCCTCGCGTCTGGTCGCAACGCGAACTGTCCTTGCTGACCGAGGTGACGGAGAGGTCCTGGGCTCACATCGAACGCGTTCGCTCGGAACAGGCGGCCCGGGCGAGCGAGGAGCGGCTGAGGCTTGCCACCGACGCGGCCGCTATCGGCACCTGGGACTACGATCCCGTAACCAGGGTGCTGCGCTGGGACGATCGCTGCAAAGCCCTTTTTGGGCTGCCGCCGGACGCGGAGGTGACATATGAAAGCGCATTCTTGGCGGGCCTCCATCCAGAGGATCGAGCACGGGCCGACGAGGCCGTACGCCAAGCGCTCGCGCCAGGCACCTCTTCGCGCTACGACATCGAATACCGGACCATTGGCCTGCGGGACGGCAAGGAGCGCTGGATTGCCGCAACGGGGGAATCGATTTTCCAGTCCGGCCGCGCGGTTCGCTTCATCGGCACCGTCGTGGATGTCACCGAGCGAAAACGGGTGGAGCATCAGCTCCAGTTGATGAACGCCACCGCTGCCGCCGTGGCGGCCGAGCTTGACGTGGAGCGGATCGTCCAGACAGTCACCGATGCCGGCGTAGAACTGTCGGGCGCACAATTCGGAGCCTTCTTCTACAATGTGATCGACGACAAGGGCGACAGCTATATGCTCTACGCCCTGTCCGGGGCACCTCGGTCCGCATTCGAAAATTTCCCCATGCCGCGCAACACCGCGGTTTTCGAGCCCACATTCCGCGGGACAAGCGTCGTGCGCTCCGACGATATACTCGCCGATCCGCGTTACGGAAAGAACTGGCCCCGCAAGGGAATGCCGGAGGGCCATCTGCCGGTGCGTTCCTATCTTGCCGTACCGGTCGTCTCGCGTTCGGGCGAGGTGCTGGGCGGCCTCTTCTTTGGTCATTCAGAGACCGGCGTCTTCGCCGAACAGCAAGAGACGGCGTTGCTGGGGCTTGCGGGCCATGCCGCGACGGCAATCGACAACTCCCGACTGTTCAAGGCGCTGCAGACACTCAACGGCACGCTCGAACAGCGTGTCATAGACGAAGTTGCCGAACGCACCAGAGCAGAAGAGCACCTGCGCCAGGCCCAGAAGATGGAAGCTGTCGGACAGCTCACCGGTGGTATCGCGCACGACTTCAACAACATGCTGGCTGTCATCATCGGCGGCCTCAATCTTGTGCAGCGCAAGCTCAGAAACGGCGACACCAACGTCCACCAATTCGTGACCGGCGCGATAGATGGAGCACAGCGCGCGGCGGAACTTACCAAGCGGCTGCTTGCCTTTTCCCGCCAGCAGCCGCTGGCGCCGAAGCGGCTGAATCCAAATCGCCTTGTCTCCGGCATGAGCGAATTGCTGAACCGGACGCTTGGCGAGACCATCCAGATCGAGACCGTGCTCGCCGCGGGACTATGGCATGTGGAGGCCGACGCAGGGCAATTGGAAAGCGCGCTGCTCAACCTTTGCGTCAACGCACGGGATGCCATGCCTAGCGGTGGAAAGCTGACGATCGAGACATCCAACACCCACATCGACGATCGCTATGGCAGGGAGAACGCTATTCCCTCCGGCCAGTACGTAATGATAGCCGTTACGGATACCGGAACCGGCATGACTGCTGACGTTTTGGCCAGAGCCTTCGATCCGTTCTTCACCACCAAAGGGGTCGGCAAAGGCACCGGGCTGGGGCTGAGCCAAGTCTATGGGTTTGTTCGTCAGTCGGGCGGCAGCGTGAAGATCTATTCCGAGCAGGGTATCGGAACCACTTTGAAAATTTACTTGCCGCGTTCGCACGGCGGAGTGCTCGACAGCCAAACCGAGGCCGTGGCGGGCGAGCACCCCGGCAGTGCGGACGAGATCATCATGGTCGTCGAGGATGAAGATCGCGTCCGGCTGATGGCCGCGGAAGCGCTGCGGGAACTGGGCTATTCCGTGTTGGAAATGCAAGGGCCAAGGGAGGCGCTGGCGGCTGTTCAAAACGGGCAAGTGCCCTCGCTTCTGTTCACTGACGTGGTCATGCCAGAGATGTCGGGCCGCGAACTGGTCGACCAGGTCAAACAAGCGCACCCCTCGCTAAAAGTGCTCTACACCACCGGCTACACGCGCAACGCAATTGTCCACAACGGTACGCTCGATTTTGGAACGGAGCTTTTGACCAAGCCCTACACGATCGACGAATTGGCCGAGAAGATCCGCAAGGTGCTGGATCGAAAGTGA
- the xth gene encoding exodeoxyribonuclease III, with amino-acid sequence MIRVATFNVNGVNGRLPVLLKWLGETQYDIVCLQELKTSDEKFPAEAIRNAGYGAIWHGQKSYNGVAILARGKQPQERRRGLPGDVDDTHSRYIEADIDGLVVGCLYLPNGNPAPGPKFDYKLRWFERLIDYGRLLIRDSPASVLCGDYNVVPAPIDAAVPARWLSDAVYFPESRQAYAEMLAEGWIDAVRLIQPERGVYTYWNFSYRGGYDRSSGLRMDHLLVSPSLRERLGGAGVDVAVRGWEKPSDHAPAWIELDWPR; translated from the coding sequence ATGATCAGGGTCGCGACTTTCAATGTGAACGGCGTCAACGGGCGGTTGCCGGTTCTGCTCAAATGGCTGGGCGAGACGCAGTACGACATTGTTTGTCTTCAGGAATTAAAGACATCGGACGAGAAGTTTCCGGCCGAGGCCATCAGGAACGCCGGCTACGGAGCGATATGGCATGGGCAGAAGTCCTATAATGGCGTAGCCATTCTCGCGCGAGGCAAGCAGCCGCAGGAACGTCGCCGCGGTTTGCCGGGTGACGTCGACGATACGCACAGCCGGTACATCGAGGCGGACATCGACGGGCTTGTCGTCGGCTGTCTCTACTTGCCCAACGGCAACCCAGCACCCGGTCCGAAGTTCGATTACAAGCTCCGCTGGTTCGAGCGGCTGATCGACTACGGACGGCTCCTGATCAGGGACTCGCCTGCCAGCGTGCTCTGCGGCGACTATAATGTTGTGCCCGCGCCGATCGACGCCGCGGTGCCGGCTCGATGGCTGAGTGACGCCGTCTACTTTCCGGAGAGCCGGCAAGCTTACGCCGAGATGCTTGCCGAGGGCTGGATCGACGCAGTCAGGCTGATCCAGCCCGAAAGGGGTGTCTATACCTATTGGAACTTCTCCTACCGGGGCGGCTACGACCGCAGCTCCGGCCTTCGCATGGACCATCTTCTCGTGAGCCCCTCGCTCAGGGAGCGGCTGGGTGGCGCGGGCGTGGATGTTGCGGTGCGAGGATGGGAAAAGCCGAGCGATCACGCACCAGCCTGGATCGAGTTGGATTGGCCTCGTTGA
- a CDS encoding alpha/beta fold hydrolase: MTISINHQSPRRFRREHRQIRRAHAHGELISKLLNRLCSVVGVWRNKLWPRRLGARRQVPTGTGMAFDREDAKLAAGLLVAALAALAGYNAVRARRAIAARAYGRVMEIGGLRLHFIEAGSGMPLLLLHGNGSMAEDFKWSGIFDEAAKTYRVLAFDRPGFGRSSRSRRRWSAGDQADLIHAAVNRLGIEKYLVLGHSWGAWIALELARRHSPSVAGIVLVSGYYYPPPRLDLALAALPALPVIGTVFRHTLLPLLVRHAWPWAMGKIFQPAAIAGDFAALAKDVASRPSQLRAVCFESASMLGAALSRKASYRDIAVPTGILAGAGDRLFDAERDARRLHAEICGSLLEVIPDTGHMVHQSAPQAVVGMLHAIAGRHAMSERPRRRRLEPCAEEFEAGPASQRFQAGDK, translated from the coding sequence TTGACAATCAGCATCAACCACCAATCGCCAAGAAGGTTTCGACGCGAACACAGACAGATCCGCCGCGCCCATGCTCATGGAGAGCTTATTTCCAAGCTGTTGAACCGGCTGTGCAGCGTTGTCGGTGTCTGGCGGAACAAGCTGTGGCCCCGAAGGTTGGGGGCACGCAGACAGGTTCCAACAGGCACGGGCATGGCGTTCGACAGAGAGGATGCGAAACTCGCGGCCGGACTGCTTGTCGCGGCATTGGCGGCACTGGCGGGATACAACGCCGTCCGCGCCAGACGGGCGATCGCCGCCCGGGCATACGGACGTGTGATGGAGATCGGTGGTCTGCGCCTGCATTTTATCGAAGCCGGATCCGGCATGCCGCTGCTTCTGCTGCATGGCAACGGATCGATGGCGGAGGATTTCAAATGGAGCGGCATCTTCGATGAGGCGGCAAAGACCTACCGGGTACTCGCATTCGACCGTCCCGGCTTTGGGAGAAGCTCACGGTCGCGCCGGCGCTGGTCCGCTGGCGACCAAGCCGACCTCATACATGCCGCCGTCAACAGGCTCGGTATAGAGAAATATCTCGTGCTTGGACATTCCTGGGGAGCTTGGATCGCCCTCGAGCTGGCGCGCAGGCATTCTCCATCCGTCGCCGGCATCGTGCTGGTCTCAGGCTACTACTATCCACCACCGCGGCTGGATCTTGCACTGGCCGCGCTGCCGGCATTGCCTGTGATCGGCACCGTGTTTCGTCACACCTTGCTGCCGCTGCTGGTGAGGCATGCCTGGCCTTGGGCAATGGGGAAGATCTTTCAACCAGCGGCAATAGCGGGCGATTTCGCCGCACTCGCAAAAGATGTCGCCAGCCGGCCATCGCAACTGCGGGCGGTTTGTTTCGAGTCGGCGTCGATGCTGGGCGCGGCTCTGTCGAGGAAGGCCAGCTATAGGGACATTGCCGTGCCTACCGGCATCCTGGCGGGAGCCGGCGACCGCTTGTTCGACGCGGAACGGGATGCGCGACGCCTGCATGCGGAGATCTGTGGCTCTCTCCTTGAGGTCATTCCGGACACTGGCCATATGGTTCATCAGAGCGCCCCGCAGGCCGTGGTCGGCATGTTGCACGCGATTGCAGGACGGCACGCCATGTCCGAAAGGCCCCGTCGGCGGCGGCTCGAGCCGTGTGCCGAGGAGTTCGAGGCAGGTCCGGCCTCGCAGAGGTTCCAGGCGGGCGACAAGTGA
- a CDS encoding DUF1003 domain-containing protein, translated as MTFVYLHLAILAAWVVANLGVIPTLPAWDPTFVILAMVASVEAIFLSTFVLINQNRMAEHSERRAELDLQISLLNEHETTRLIEMMAALTARLIVPTPVSLAELSVEFVQQ; from the coding sequence ATGACTTTCGTCTATCTGCATCTCGCAATTCTTGCCGCCTGGGTTGTTGCGAACCTTGGCGTGATACCAACCCTTCCAGCCTGGGACCCAACGTTTGTGATCCTGGCCATGGTCGCCTCTGTCGAGGCAATCTTCCTGTCGACCTTCGTGCTGATCAATCAGAACAGAATGGCCGAACACAGTGAGCGCCGAGCGGAGCTGGATCTACAGATCAGCCTTCTCAACGAACATGAAACCACTCGACTGATCGAGATGATGGCCGCCTTGACGGCGCGTCTGATTGTCCCGACCCCGGTCTCATTGGCTGAGCTTTCGGTCGAGTTCGTCCAGCAGTGA
- a CDS encoding cytochrome (ubi)quinol oxidase subunit III yields the protein MSDHALPGDFGAGTQTRDPYRLVHGGRYGVRSATGHGEGGPASKFVTVAYGFWIFLLSDIIIFSAFFAAYAVLAKATAGGPTGKELFEPTRVAVQTGLLLTSSFTGGLATLATDRRSMAATQAWLLVTGLLGAAFLFLEVQEFAAMIGEQAGPSRSAFLSAFFALVGCHGTHVGLGLLWLGTMMAQLWVKGFRSDILRRLHCFGLFWHALDIIWVAIFTLVYLLGASP from the coding sequence ATGAGCGATCACGCTTTACCCGGCGACTTCGGCGCGGGCACCCAGACACGAGACCCCTATCGGCTTGTTCACGGCGGCCGGTACGGCGTGCGCTCCGCGACCGGCCACGGAGAAGGCGGCCCGGCGTCGAAATTCGTCACCGTGGCATATGGCTTCTGGATCTTTCTGCTGTCTGACATCATCATATTCTCGGCCTTCTTCGCGGCGTATGCCGTGCTTGCCAAGGCGACCGCCGGCGGACCGACCGGCAAGGAATTGTTCGAGCCCACCCGCGTTGCGGTGCAGACGGGCCTTCTGCTCACGTCGAGCTTCACCGGTGGCCTGGCAACGCTCGCGACCGATCGCAGATCGATGGCTGCCACGCAGGCTTGGCTGCTCGTCACCGGATTGCTCGGGGCAGCCTTCCTGTTTCTAGAGGTGCAGGAATTCGCGGCGATGATCGGCGAGCAGGCGGGGCCTTCGCGCAGCGCATTTCTATCAGCCTTCTTTGCCCTCGTTGGCTGCCACGGCACCCATGTCGGGCTCGGCCTGCTCTGGCTGGGCACGATGATGGCGCAGCTGTGGGTCAAGGGTTTTCGGTCGGACATTTTGCGGCGGCTCCACTGCTTCGGGCTTTTCTGGCACGCACTCGACATCATCTGGGTCGCCATCTTCACCCTGGTCTATCTGTTGGGAGCATCGCCATGA